From bacterium (Candidatus Blackallbacteria) CG13_big_fil_rev_8_21_14_2_50_49_14, a single genomic window includes:
- a CDS encoding lysophospholipase, with the protein MHHFLALGDSYTIGEGLTDKERWPQQLTQGLRNRGLEIADPQIIAQTGWTTQDLRKAIAEASLTPPYDLVSLLIGVNNQYQDRSEAEYEQEFELLLRQAIALAGMRKERVFVLSIPDWGVTPFAKDRDRAEIASAIDGFNRINARLSYQFGVQYLNITTLSRDMGKFQQLVGEDGLHPSAEMYRRWVDQLIDRARRELTELSIRNES; encoded by the coding sequence ATGCATCATTTTTTAGCTTTAGGAGACTCCTATACAATCGGCGAAGGCCTGACCGATAAAGAGCGTTGGCCCCAACAACTGACCCAGGGCCTGCGCAATCGGGGCCTGGAGATTGCCGATCCCCAAATCATCGCCCAAACAGGCTGGACCACCCAGGATTTGCGCAAGGCGATCGCAGAGGCGTCCCTGACTCCCCCCTATGATTTGGTCTCTCTGCTGATTGGCGTCAATAACCAATACCAAGATCGCAGTGAAGCAGAATACGAACAGGAATTTGAATTGTTGCTGCGCCAGGCGATTGCATTGGCCGGAATGCGCAAAGAACGAGTCTTTGTACTCTCGATTCCAGACTGGGGTGTCACCCCCTTTGCCAAAGATCGGGATCGCGCAGAGATAGCCTCAGCCATTGACGGCTTCAACCGCATCAATGCCCGTTTGAGCTACCAGTTTGGTGTGCAATATCTGAATATCACGACCCTTTCCCGTGACATGGGAAAATTTCAGCAGTTGGTAGGCGAAGATGGCCTGCATCCTTCTGCTGAAATGTACCGGCGTTGGGTCGATCAGCTCATCGATCGGGCACGCAGAGAACTGACTGAGCTTTCGATCCGCAACGAGAGCTGA
- a CDS encoding aspartate aminotransferase family protein, with product MEPHEFRQHAHHLVDWMADYLEEVRQWPVSPQLAPGAIYQQIPEAAPATGESFDAIFADFQTQIMPGMTHWQHPRFFGYFPANSSPPSVLAEMLTATLGAQCMSWLTSPAATELEERMLEWLRDLLGLPRQWVGVIQDTASTATFCAILSAREKASQGRANSQGLQGLPRYTLYCSSEAHSSIEKAVRMAGLGSENLRKIEVDQNFALQATALETQIQADRAAGYEPLCVVAAFGTTGSTAIDPLAEIAAICQREGLWLHIDAAFAGSALILPEIQALAHGLEYADSFVFNPHKWLLTNFDCSAYYVRDPQALLDTFALTPEYLKTGQDAQVKNFRDWGPQLGRRFRALKLWFVLRSYGAEGLKSLIQTHLAWAQTLAKTLKAESDFEVLAPVHFNTLCFRYAPPGKTPEDLDRLNPKLLEALNASGKLFMTHTRLRGVYVLRWVIGQTRVSWEDLAESWEQVKSTARAL from the coding sequence GCAATTTATCAACAGATCCCTGAGGCAGCCCCTGCCACAGGAGAATCGTTTGACGCGATTTTCGCAGATTTTCAAACCCAGATTATGCCCGGTATGACCCATTGGCAGCACCCGCGATTTTTTGGTTATTTCCCAGCCAATAGCAGCCCCCCCTCGGTTTTGGCTGAAATGCTGACGGCCACCTTGGGAGCACAGTGTATGAGCTGGTTGACCTCGCCAGCAGCCACCGAACTCGAAGAACGCATGCTGGAATGGCTGCGCGATTTGCTTGGCCTGCCCAGGCAATGGGTGGGCGTAATTCAGGATACCGCTTCAACCGCCACGTTTTGCGCCATTTTAAGCGCACGTGAAAAAGCCAGCCAGGGCCGGGCCAATAGCCAAGGCTTACAAGGCCTGCCCCGCTATACGCTGTATTGCTCAAGCGAAGCCCATTCCTCAATCGAAAAAGCAGTGCGCATGGCCGGGCTGGGCAGCGAGAACCTGCGCAAAATTGAGGTCGATCAAAACTTTGCCCTTCAGGCCACCGCTCTGGAAACACAGATTCAGGCCGACCGCGCAGCGGGTTACGAACCGCTTTGTGTGGTCGCAGCCTTTGGCACCACTGGTTCAACCGCCATAGATCCCCTGGCTGAAATTGCCGCCATTTGTCAGCGCGAAGGGCTTTGGCTGCATATCGACGCGGCCTTTGCCGGTTCGGCCCTGATTCTGCCAGAAATCCAGGCCTTGGCCCATGGTTTGGAATACGCAGATTCGTTTGTGTTTAACCCCCACAAATGGCTGCTTACCAATTTTGACTGTTCAGCCTATTATGTGCGTGACCCCCAGGCCCTCTTAGATACCTTTGCCCTGACCCCCGAATACCTCAAAACAGGCCAGGACGCACAGGTCAAAAATTTTCGCGATTGGGGCCCCCAACTGGGCCGGCGTTTTCGCGCCCTGAAACTGTGGTTTGTTTTGCGCAGTTATGGCGCAGAAGGTCTCAAAAGCTTGATCCAGACGCATCTGGCCTGGGCCCAGACCTTGGCGAAAACCCTCAAAGCAGAAAGCGATTTTGAAGTGCTGGCGCCAGTCCATTTCAATACCCTCTGCTTTCGCTACGCCCCTCCGGGAAAAACACCCGAAGACCTGGATCGGCTCAACCCAAAACTGCTGGAAGCACTCAATGCTTCAGGCAAGCTGTTTATGACCCATACCCGCTTGAGAGGCGTGTATGTCCTGCGCTGGGTCATTGGGCAAACCCGCGTCAGTTGGGAAGATCTCGCTGAAAGCTGGGAGCAGGTCAAAAGCACGGCCCGTGCGCTTTAA